A region of the bacterium genome:
GTCTGCTGGCGCGGGGGGGCGCCTATTACCACGACATCGGCAAGATGGAAAAGCCTGAGTATTTTGTCGAGAACCAGGCCCGCGGCCGCAATCCGCAGGAAAAATTGACGCCAACCATGAGCTCTCTGGTCCTGCTCAACCATGTTCGCAAAGGCAGTGAAATGGCGCGCACCCTGCGCCTTCCTCAGGTGGTGGCGGCGTTTATCGAGGAACATCACGGCACCAGCCTGATGAGCTTTTTCTATCAAAAAGCGGTGGAACAGAACAAAGGAGAGTATGTCTCCGACACCGAATTCCGTTACCCGGGGCCGCGGCCGCAAAGCAAAGAGACCGCCATCGTCATGCTCGCGGACGCCGTGGAGGCGACTTCGCGGACGCTGAAAGAACCGTCGCCCAGCCGCATCAAGCAGATGGTGGATCACATGATCGACGAGCGCTTTAAAAGCGGCGAACTGGACGAGTCGCCGTTGACGTTGCAGGATCTGACCAAGATATCGCTCTCGTTTCAGAAAATTTTAAACGGTCTGTTCCATCGCCGGATCGAATATCCCAAAAGCGGGCCAACGCAGGCGGACGAAGAGGATAAGCATGAGGACCAAAATACTGCGCAGAGTTGAGATCTGGCCGCAGACCGGGTGGACGATAAACGAACGCACCGTCCGCCGGCTGGTGCGGACCCTGCTGGATTCAAATCGACGCTGTATCAACTATCATTTGGACCTGTACTGGGTGGACGGCGAGGCCATTCGCAAACTCGGACGCCGTCATTTCGGCGCGCGCCGCCTCACGGATGTGATCTCGCTGAACTATTCCTCGGGACCGGGTTTTCTGCAGGGCGAGATCTATGTCTGCGTGC
Encoded here:
- the ybeY gene encoding rRNA maturation RNase YbeY, producing MRTKILRRVEIWPQTGWTINERTVRRLVRTLLDSNRRCINYHLDLYWVDGEAIRKLGRRHFGARRLTDVISLNYSSGPGFLQGEIYVCVPVAEKQAKTYGVSLQAEVLRLIAHGVLHLLGHEDGGQDQRQRMHRLENRALAQLSRKPLDKKA